The following DNA comes from Hordeum vulgare subsp. vulgare chromosome 3H, MorexV3_pseudomolecules_assembly, whole genome shotgun sequence.
taagggattgacaaccccttcatagcgttgggagcaagctttttgtgtttgtgcaggcacttgtgatactccttcactggatcgataccttggttctcaaactgaggaaaatacttaccatcgctgcgctacatcaccctttccgctttgagggaacaccaacgcaagacttcaaggccacgggggaaatcctttgcatatttgcctaggaagtcccttaaggcgtagccgtagcagaaggattcctggtgccgtcggcacgtttctggcgccattggaaggtcttttgttgcagtagcagtactcCAAGCCATCTTTTCGCAAGGGGTTGCACGGGCCCCGTCGAAGCTAAACACGAGTGCCCCTCAGGAGGCCGCCCCCACTCTAGCGAGCGTCCCTTCTTAGGAGGCCGCCCAGAGGGATGCACGGGTGCCCCTCAGGAGTCCGCCCAGAGGGATGCACAGAAGCAAGCCATCACATTCACATGTCTAGCATGAGCCATTGCCTTTGCGATCAAATGAGCGATGGACGAGAACAACCTTACCAAGCTATCATAAATGTGTTGGTCTGCCTCATTCCCGATGCCCTTTGGACCATGGAGGTGCGGAGACCTCGGCCCCTCGCCGACCGGGGGGGGGGCTCCGTTTTCGTTCTTGTTAGGATCAACATCTTGATTGGAGGTTGTGTGGCAGCGGCGATGTCCCTCGGTAGGAACAATGTTTTACATGTTCTATCTCGTCCTGATGATGCGTCTAGCTTTGTCGGAGGACGTGTGGAGGTATGTCTTTGGTGGACCTCTTTTGATCCATTCTTCGTTCGTCTTCGGTTGCGTATTTACATGTTTGATCCTTTCAATCTATGACTTTCTTCATCAGCGATAGTTGTTGCTCTAGGGCATTGGTCCTATTGGGCCTTATCACGACACTTTCCGATTGTCTACTACAACAAGGTTTGTCCGACTTCGACGAGGGAAGGGCAATGACAGCGATGCGCCTTCGGCTCGCTTAAGAGCTTGTAGTCGTCGCTAGATGGTACATGGACCTGGTTGTAATTCTTATTACCTCTCGTGTTTTTTGTACCGTCTTGATTGAAAATGAATAGATTGAAAGTTTCTTGTAAAAAAAGTTATCATAAATGCAAACTTTTCATAcacatcttcttttcttcttacatTGACACAAACACATATCAAACATACAAAAATGCTACACTTACGAAACAATTACTAAATTCTTACGAAACCTTCCCAATTAAACTCTTTCACCCCCATCCCCTGAATTACACTCGATGGGGCCATTGCCCTGATTTTTTATCCAATCAGAGGATCCCAGCTCGGCCTTTCATTAATTATGTAGGATGATCCCCGTAAGTATAGCATTTTTGCATGTTCTTTCACCTTTTTTTCCTGAAATTTTAGGTTATGTTTGGTTCATGCCCCCTCTAGTACTAACTGATATTGGCAAGAACTAGCTTCTAAATTTTATGTCGAGGAGTCCTTCACCCTCACTTGCAgccatttttttttttttggcaaTAAACCAAAAAAGATCAAAAATATGGTAGACAACCAAGTTTTGGCAGGGCTGTCCTGTGAATGTTGATGTCTCCATCACCTCTTCTGAGCTTTCAATCAACCTTTTCCTCTTAtctgtttttgttttattttccattttttatttgttgcaATAGCATTTTTGGCCCAATTATAGTTTGAACTTTTTGTTATTTGTGTAGTTGTACTTTTGCTTTAGATTCATCGTATTTGTTTTGCCACCGCGTTtcctttttggtgaatttttgcAACCACACATTGTTTGTGAGGTACTCCTTCATCCTGGTTTACAAGTCCCTCTCGTATATTGTGTTGAACTTTGATCATAAATTTAATTAATAAAACATACACTTTATGTATAGAAAAATAATATCATTCAAAATCTCTTTTGAACACAAATTCAATGATATGAACATTATTGtgtgtaattttatttttatatttaaatATATGATTAAAATTTGATGAAACATATAAGCGAGACTTATAAGCCTGGGGGGAGGGAACATGAAAGCATTTGATTTTTTTAGAAAGCTAGGGCAATGCCCGTGGCTTGCAATGGGATATCAATATTCCAGTACATTAGCTCATGATTTACCTGCACATATTAACACGGTTGTGTACATAGTATATTTTATCAAATCCTGTCCGTGATCGTGTTAATAAATGTTTGTCAAATCCGGACCGTGATTATTAAAATAAAGGTTTGGTAAGTACTCCTTTTTTTTAGGGGAGATAGACATGAGTCAAGGCCGGACGTCCTATTTGACGCTACTTGCGGCAAATTGTCGCCGCAGTGGGTTGGCACAGTACGCAAGGCTTTGTTTTTACCATTTTGGGTACCTTCTTGAAGTTCCGAGCCGGTTTATTTTGGTGTTGGGAACCTTCTGGAAGGTTCCTAAACcgttttctctcttaattttttttctgtttctgttccttATTCCTTattttgttgcaattttttttatttttcaagtgtatttttattttttgagcaAATGTTTGGAAACTTGTATAATGGTCACttcacattttttcaaatttgttcattTTTTCATAAATTTTTCCTGTTTCCAAAATTTGTTCAATTTCAAAACAAAATagaatttcaaattttgttcgcCTATTTTAAAATAATTTCAAATTTCCAAAAAACGTATGAATTTTGAAATTATGttcacaaattttcaaaaatgttcagtGCTTTTAAAAAATGCCCCTGTTTTCAAAATTATGGAACAAAttgaaaaaacagaaacattttcgAAAACTGGAACATTTTTTGCAAATAATGATCAACTTTTTTGAAACAGGAATATGTTTTGAAATTCCAGAACAAAAAATTTAAACGCAAACGTATTTCAAACTTCCGAAAAAACTTTGAAGTATGAATATTTTCTTGTGAAAAAATGTTCTTCAGATGTGAAGAATTTTTATAAAATGagatttaaaaaaaacaaatttgCACGAGAGACACAGTTTTGCGtccgtgagaggcacggttttgccttgcgAGAGGCACGACCCATGCCTCTCGGAAATGAAAAAAAactatgttttctgttttttttttctattGCGTGAGGCACGTTTTTTTCGTCTGGTTTTTTCCTTCGGGTTTTTCATGTaaaatcaacatgggatctagttttgaagatctcgacgcgagaaagccAACGATGAAAACGGTTCTATATTTGAACGCATGGTTTataggagataaaacattttaaaaatacggatctacgaaaaaaaagggaaaacccCAGGTTGCGACAAATAGCACGCATACAGTGCATCACTTGTCACAACCTATGAAGATGAAAGTAATCGCTGGAAGGTGTATTTGCTAATTAGTGATTTCGGCTGTTAAGTTATGCCAACAGTGGCAAATGGGCCAGGCTACGTGGTCGCGTGCCTGCGTGATTGGTCAACTCTTTGACGCACGGAGCGTCAAATAAGGTTTTCCGTCGAGGCGCCGCGTGCCATAGGCTACCCGGTTGTGAAACGCAGGCGCCGGCCCAAACGGCGCGAGCCCAACGGGCTGGGCAGGAAGGAGCGCCGACCCCAACCGCTTTCTTCGTCTCCCTACCCctcgaaaaagaaaaataaaaaaaaaacggTTTGTGTCCCCGCCGTCGCGTCTCCCCCCTCACCACACCTTCCCCTCACTCTTCCCGCCCCCCGAGGCCTCCCTCCGCCGCCCCGCCGACACACGGGCCCCGCAATGGCCGCCCGCGCCCGCTTCGTCCACAACCGCCGCGCGGCCGACGAGGACGGCTCCGACGAGGAGGAGGCTCTGTCCTCCtctgacgacggcggcggcgacgaggaagaggaggagatggaggccgAGGggtccgaggaggaggaggagccagcGGCcagggcgtcctcctcctcctccgtagcggcagcggccgcggggaggggcggcAGGAAGGGCCCGATTACCATCAGCCTCAAGAAAGTCTGCAAGGTAGgtagccgccggccgccgccgccgccgccgccggtgttTCCCCTGTTTCCTCGTAGCACTCTGCTCTCGATTTCGCTGCGCGCTTTGCGTGACTTTCCATAAAGAATGTGTATTTCCGAGATTTCGGGCTCAAGTTTCGGGCTAGCTTCCCCGGTGAGCGCCTGCGGCTGTTTTGGGGGCTCGGAGCAGGAGCGGTTGCTTCCCCCTTGCGTTTGCTGCCTGTGGAAATGGCGTGCTTCACTCCGCATTTATCATTATGACTAACTTAGGATCTACCCGCTTCAGCATCGTCTCGAGCTTCTTCTTGTTTGTGGAAAGATTTCTGTCCTTGATGATTGTGTCTGAACTTTCGAGTGTCATTTTACCGTGGTAATTCTGATGATGTGTGCTTTGTTGTTTCTGGTTGCAGGTGTGCAAGAAGACGGGGCATGAGGCGGGGTTCAAGGGGGCGGTGTACATCGATTGCCCCATGAAGCCTTGCTTCCTATGCAAGATGCCAGGTCCTCATAGTTCTGAAAAAGTTCCGCATTTCTGTTGACATAAGATGGATAGAAATAGATTCGGTATTGATGAACCACCGCATGTATCTGCAGAAATGAGTCTCAGATGGATGTTTACTTTCGAGTGTTTCATAATAGCTTATTAGCTTATGTATTTGCCATTTGCTTCAATCCGAAGGCTTGACATGGATGGATGGAGACACTGGTACCATGATGCTTTCATCGTTTGCACTTAATTTGCAGGTCACACGACCTTGACTTGCCCACACAGGGTAGCGATGGAGCATGGTGTTATCCCAGCCCCAAGAAGGAACACAAACACTTCACTGGATTACGTCTTCCAGAGTCAAGTCAAAGGCAAGATCTCCATGGTGCGTGAGTTGATGGCCACCGTCATTTTTCCGCATCGTCATCAGTTGCAACACTCCATATAACTGTTTTTGCTAGCCCTACCGATTATGTTTAAAATAAATTCCTCTCCCTATTTTTAGGTTAAGCCTCGGTTTCTGGTGCCTAACCAATTGGAGTGTGGTAACATAAAATTTCACCAAAGACGCGTGACCTGCTTGGAATTTCATCCAACTAAGAACAATGTGCTTTTATCAGGAGACAAGGTATTACAGTCCTACCTACCATCGGGCTTTGTTGGTCATTTAATTCCTTATAAGTATGGTCGCATTGCAGGTATTTATAGGCGACTAATAATCCCTTTGTTTTCCTGTCCACACAGAAAGGCTTACTAGGCATTTGGGATTATGTTAAGCTGCATGAGAAGATTACTTATGATTCTGTGCACTCCTGCATTCTGAACAGTATGAAGTAAGAGCTTTAGCTTGATGGCTATTATTCGTTCCCTTATCCAAGGATGGAATATGGCAACTTGATATGATCTTATTCAGGTTTGACACTGCAAATGATGGAGTGCTATACACAGCTTCTTCTGATGGGACTATCAGCAGCACAGACTTGGACACTGGAATTGGCTCGCCCTTGTTAAATCTCAACCCAGATGGTTGGAGTGTAAGTTATCCCCATTGCTATCTGATCAAGCTTATACAGATTGCTACGCTGAAATGGGTTTTGTGCACATTTCATTTCAATCTTATCTCAATGCATCTTGTGCTGTGTTAGGCAAACATTTGTTTGCAttgttctgattttttttttttgcatccacTTTGGGCTTGATTTAATCAACCTTGTTTGTTCCTTTTAACAGGGTCCAAGCACTTGGCGCATGATATACGGAATGGACTTAAACACCGAGAAAGGTCTTCTTTTGGTGGCAGATAGTTTTGGGTTCCTTTACTTGTGAGTAAATGAGCACTCCTAGGAGCTGTTTGATACCTTCTCTGAGATTAATAGCTTATATGCAGTATATGCAGCTCCTTTTGAAACTGTTGACTTGGATGCTAATATGGTTTATTCATGCATTTGCTGGGCAACTCAATTCCAAatggagttatcagtgatgagTTCCTATTTCTATTTGACTTCCAAGATATAGCTGTATACTGTCATATGTGATTCAGGGATATCATTGTGCATTGTCATATGTGACATATAGCATACACGCCTTTGTCATATCAGAGTATCTTGCATGTGAGCTATATATCTGTTTTACACCCTTAATTCTTGCAGATTGGATAGACGGTCGAAGGAAAGAATCGGGCAACCAATTCTTATACATAAAAAGGGTAGCAAGGTAACTGGCCTGCATTGCAATCCTGCACAACCTGAAGTTCTTCTGAGCAGCGGGAATGATCACTTTGTGAGTGTGCTCTGCTCTGCATACGTACAATCCCTTCCTTTACCCGCTATCTAATAGTTCACACCACTCTGTGATTACAGGCCCGCATTTGGGATACAAGGAAACTTGATCCCAAGTCTGCTCTTGCCAGCCTTGCTCATGGACGGGTTGTTAATTCAGGATATTTTTCTCCACGAAGTGGGAATAAGATCATGACAACGtgccaagacaaccgaattcgtgTCTGGGATTATATTTTTGGTAATCTGGAATCCCCAAGTAGAGAAATCGTGCACAGCCATGATTTCAACCGTCACTTGACTCCCTTCAAAGCGGAGTGGGATCCAAAGGTTTGGTTGTGGCTATGCATTGTTTCCTTTTTGTTCCTTCAAGGTTTTTTTGTTGCCAAGTTGGAACAACTAACATGCCAACTTTGATACGAAATGTTAATGTTCTGCAGGATTACTCGGAAACAGTTGCAGTCATTGGTCGTTACATAAGTGAGAACTACAATGGGGTTGCTCTACATCCCATTGATTTCATAGACACCAGCACTGGGAAGCTTCTGGCCGAGGTGATGGACCCTGACATAACCACCATCAGCCCAGTGAACAAGCTACATCCTCAAGATGATATCCTAGCCACAGGGAGCTCAAGGTAGGCCATTCGATCCGTATTACCCAGCATATCTACCGATGCTAGATTCTTTCCGTTCTTATGTGGTTCTGTCCATGCAGGTCCATTTTCATTTGGAAACCAAAGAATGAGGTCGATCCCACGGAAGAGAGGACCAGCCAGAAGGTCAAGGAGTATGTATACGGGTCAGGTTCACACAAGAAACCAAATGGCAAGCACGACAATAGTAGTGATGATGACTCAGATGGTGGTGGTGGAAAGGGCAAGAAGGCAAAGAAGACCCGCTTCACTCACACCGCGAAGGGAAAGGGCAAATCCAAAGCTTGATGAGAGATGTAGTATTAACCACCGCTGCTGGAGCTCATTTTGGGTACCATATCGCGTCCTAGTCGTAGTTTAACATGCTGAAGCATGATCATCTTAAGAAACAAACATTTTAGAGTTCGTTTTGTGTTGCTTTTGAACCCTGATGTGCTGAAGCCTTGTGGTACCATGGCAGTATGCCACAGCCATCTTGAGCAACAAACATTTAGAATTAGGCATGTGTTGCTTTTGAATCCTGATGCGATTTAGGGGTTAAatctgtgtatatatatatataggcttgAACGCAGTTTCGAACACAAGTTGCTGATCATCTGCCCTATGTGTTTCAGTGTTTGTTGTCTGCTTCTTGTCCATGAAATGAAACAATTAATATGCACAAACGGTGTGTCTAAGCAAAGTAACCAACTATACCAACATGAACAATAGTGTACCATCATGTGAATGGCTGAGATTATTTCAGTGGGTCAGAAATCCACCAACATGCTACTCGTAAACTGACTGCTGAATAGTGCTAGAGATTAACCacgattttttgttttgtttttgacagtaCAAAACATTGAGCCACATGCCAAACAATGTTTCTTCCATTGCAGATTGTTACTAGCTCACTAAACATCTACTACTATCAGAGGCTTTGAGCTTCAGTTTGTCGTTTGGTTGGAACTGATTTGGTTAGCACCAGTCAAACCCCAAAAAATGATCCATCTGTTATCTCACACCTCCTGGTCAAGGTGTTCCAACACCAAGACAGGTTCTTTTGGCACCTTCAAGAAGACTTGGTTTTGATCCCAACCAGCTTCCTCCATTTGTCTGATGAAGTCGGCAAATCCACCCTCCAATGCAGCGAGGCTCTCTTCGAGCCAAGCGAAAACGTCGTCCTGCTTCAGCTGATTTCGGTGAAGCCAATGCGCTTGCCATAGGCTTCTTAGGACCGACATGCTCGTTGCCGCCTCCTAAAAACAAGCATGCCTTTGTTCATATGGTACGTAATAATTTTCATACGCCAATATTTAGCAGTAGATCACCTTGAATGTAACCAGGTATGTTGGATCTTCTGACCCAAGCCGCTCAACGCAGAGGATGTACTTCTCATTCTTGTATAGCTTCAGCAGCATATTCACCTGTTTCGAGAGTTAAGAACACACGTGAGCAAGTGGTACTAAAAGCCAAATGAAATTGGTTGCATAACTACCAAGGAACCTCAACTAGAGTTCTTTTTTGTACTGATGAAGTCATGAAGAACCAACTTCCCAGCTTTGCATTTGGACAACTCATACCATGAAAGAAAAGGACTGCTAAACACACAAACCATGTCAGTGGATTCCTTTCCACCGAGCATCCTCTCCATGGGCACACCAAAAGAAATTCGGGGTTGCAAGAATCTCTCCCATGTTAAAATATTCTCTTCCTCATTGCAAGCAACATAACCTGCAACGGAAGGACAAAACAAGCATTGAtattattatttttccaaaagcaaccaagaaaagaaaaatgtAAAATCAAGAAACGAAGAGCATGTCACCAGGAACTGTATGATGTGCAACATGTGACCTCACAAGAATCCGAGCTCGTTTTAGGTTAACCTACCAATATGGACATGAAGAGGGTATAAAGGTGATGAATGAAAAACAAGTAGTACATTAGTAGTATTACACAGTTATGTACATGGGCTGAAAATACATGGTCTAACATGCAAACATGGAGCTTTATTAAATTGACCAAACATAATTTAACTCCAGCACCTTACTGTGCGAAACTTGAGAACTACTAGGGACTGGTAGCGAAACCAAAGATGTAGAAGACGAACACCTAGCCATGTCAGAGTAAGCGTTAAATATGAAGACTGTATACCTGGCGTGTCCTGGAATGAAATACCAAAGAATCGTCAAACAGTGAGGAAAGTTAATGTTGTTATACTGGAAGGAGGTTCGTTATTACAAATAAAGAGAGCTTAATGTGGATAGTATTACCAGAATAAGTACACCGATAGAAAGGCCTACCAGCTGAGCTCCTACTTCCCATACTTCCTCCTGAAAAAAAACATAGGAGTTGCTTGGTGAAAAAGTTGCAAAATTATTCAGCAAGATCTTTTATGTACTGAACCAAAAAACATGAATGGTGCATAATAAAGAAGTTTTAAGTCCACTCGATCATGAAACTGCAAAGGAACTCTTGGATACTCATAATATTATTTTCGTTTTTCCTACACAAGTACCGTTTTTCTGCGGTTTCACTGAACAATAGGACACCGGACTGACTATTAGAGAGAGTACTGAAATAGCTAGTACCTTTGCAGCAATCTCCCCTAGATTTCCCGATTTTGCGAAGTGATTTTGGATAACACGATTGGAAGGATCTCTAAATCCTCTTCCTACAGCCTGCTTAAGAAGTCCGGAGTCAATCATTTTCTATAGAGGGAGCTCTCTACAAAGTTTGAGTTAGGCTTTAGTCACATGTGAAACTAAATGTAAGGATTAATATGTGTTGCTTTAAATATACCTTTGCAAGATTCCCCAATGATGCAAGTGGGAGGAAGTAACCAGGATAGAGAGGAGTTGTGAGATCAAAGATGCTGCCATATTTCACACGTAAATAGATAATATCATAAGCGGGTTTTGATTCTTCACTTGATTTTATATATTTGCTGTTATGATTTAACAGAGTTAGTGCATGAACCTTCCAGCACTCCCAATGAAATCAGCATACATCCGCCACTTCTTTGGGTCATCATCAAAAAGTGTTCCAAATCGTCCACCTAATACAAGTCATTCGTAGATATTCCAGGACAAATAATTCTGAATAAATAGTCAGGCATAATCATACCAATCAGAAGACGTCCAAAAGCTCCTATGCCATCTTTTGATACCCATCTACAGAAGATGATTTACATCAGCACAAACAAAGTAGGTAATTTAACCATGAGCATAAAATGAGCTGATCCACTTGCATTCATGTTTCATGTTGA
Coding sequences within:
- the LOC123442608 gene encoding protein root UVB sensitive 5, whose product is MLSVGGRFQSGSLPWRRPRPRSHLASSSGAGDSGKARPLLVERYRDGAAKRYMLDGDSKLQVHWEKRDDSSMNTVEDETANSQIPRALSDFVLPAGFPESVSDDYMQYMLLQFPTNVTGWICHTLVTSSLLKAVGVGSFTGTSAAAAAAAIRWVSKDGIGAFGRLLIGGRFGTLFDDDPKKWRMYADFIGSAGSIFDLTTPLYPGYFLPLASLGNLAKAVGRGFRDPSNRVIQNHFAKSGNLGEIAAKEEVWEVGAQLVGLSIGVLILDTPGIQSSYLTLTLTWLGVRLLHLWFRYQSLVVLKFRTVNLKRARILVRSHVAHHTVPGYVACNEEENILTWERFLQPRISFGVPMERMLGGKESTDMVNMLLKLYKNEKYILCVERLGSEDPTYLVTFKEAATSMSVLRSLWQAHWLHRNQLKQDDVFAWLEESLAALEGGFADFIRQMEEAGWDQNQVFLKVPKEPVLVLEHLDQEV
- the LOC123442607 gene encoding DNA damage-binding protein 2 gives rise to the protein MAARARFVHNRRAADEDGSDEEEALSSSDDGGGDEEEEEMEAEGSEEEEEPAARASSSSSVAAAAAGRGGRKGPITISLKKVCKVCKKTGHEAGFKGAVYIDCPMKPCFLCKMPGHTTLTCPHRVAMEHGVIPAPRRNTNTSLDYVFQSQVKGKISMVKPRFLVPNQLECGNIKFHQRRVTCLEFHPTKNNVLLSGDKKGLLGIWDYVKLHEKITYDSVHSCILNSMKFDTANDGVLYTASSDGTISSTDLDTGIGSPLLNLNPDGWSGPSTWRMIYGMDLNTEKGLLLVADSFGFLYLLDRRSKERIGQPILIHKKGSKVTGLHCNPAQPEVLLSSGNDHFARIWDTRKLDPKSALASLAHGRVVNSGYFSPRSGNKIMTTCQDNRIRVWDYIFGNLESPSREIVHSHDFNRHLTPFKAEWDPKDYSETVAVIGRYISENYNGVALHPIDFIDTSTGKLLAEVMDPDITTISPVNKLHPQDDILATGSSRSIFIWKPKNEVDPTEERTSQKVKEYVYGSGSHKKPNGKHDNSSDDDSDGGGGKGKKAKKTRFTHTAKGKGKSKA